Below is a genomic region from Spartinivicinus poritis.
ATGAAATCTTTCCTTAGGTACAGGAAGCGCCTGATAAGAAATTTCTTCAGTTAAGAGGGGCTTTTCTAAAATCATCCATGCAGCAGCAATAATTTCTAAACGAGCAAAGGCTGCATGGCAGAATTTATGGTGAATTCTAGCAATCAGTGCTTCATGACTTTTTGTCGTACGCGCGATTTCTTCATTGTTAAAACCAAAGTTCGTATAGTTATACCCTAATAACCCACAACGTAAATCAGGGCTTATCTTGTTTCTCACCTCATCAGCAGTAAGCCCAGAAGGGAATTGACTCTTTAAGTAAAAGAAAGCAGGTGTTAGCTCATAACTGTGTCGAGAGTGTAAATAATCTCTACGACGCTCTTCATTTAAAGAGGTAGGCCATATCATATGGAATTCACCAGACTTTAACGACTCCAAGCATCGTTTCCAGGGTCTGATAACGTGCTTTAATTTTATGTTATAAGGCTTGAGAATTTCCTCCATC
It encodes:
- a CDS encoding substrate-binding periplasmic protein, with product MLVLIKRVLLLACFAANAYADLPPNTEILACTTPQTLWAPYEYHDRKGNNELVGYNVDVMEEILKPYNIKLKHVIRPWKRCLESLKSGEFHMIWPTSLNEERRRDYLHSRHSYELTPAFFYLKSQFPSGLTADEVRNKISPDLRCGLLGYNYTNFGFNNEEIARTTKSHEALIARIHHKFCHAAFARLEIIAAAWMILEKPLLTEEISYQALPVPKERFHFLISKKHPQGKKLLNIINKGLDKLESSGRLRELLIKYIPNI